In Streptomyces sp. NBC_01717, one DNA window encodes the following:
- a CDS encoding SRPBCC family protein — translation MARRLRSVDLDFVPVAPLRLVFAAEVSAPPEAVYRALAEDVEGWPSWFTAVTAARPTAAGAGREVRLKGGTMFRETVLAKEPGERYAYRVDETNAPALQALLEEWRLSPAATGAGTRVQWTFAADGPAPFRFTLRLGRAGLGRAFRDAVRNLDERLAATPA, via the coding sequence ATGGCACGCCGACTCCGCTCCGTGGACCTCGACTTCGTCCCGGTCGCTCCGCTGCGGCTGGTGTTCGCCGCCGAGGTGTCCGCACCCCCCGAGGCGGTGTACCGGGCGCTCGCCGAGGACGTCGAGGGCTGGCCCTCCTGGTTCACCGCAGTGACGGCTGCCCGCCCCACCGCAGCCGGCGCGGGCCGCGAGGTCCGGCTCAAGGGCGGCACCATGTTCCGGGAGACGGTTCTCGCGAAGGAGCCGGGCGAGCGGTACGCCTACCGGGTCGACGAGACCAACGCACCCGCACTGCAAGCCCTGTTGGAGGAGTGGCGGCTCTCCCCGGCCGCGACCGGGGCGGGCACGAGGGTGCAGTGGACCTTCGCCGCCGACGGGCCGGCGCCGTTCCGGTTCACCCTGCGGCTGGGCCGGGCCGGGCTGGGCCGGGCGTTCCGGGACGCGGTGCGCAATCTCGACGAGCGGCTCGCCGCCACCCCCGCCTGA
- a CDS encoding SRPBCC family protein gives MAVFRIERFSPLPAAEAWRLVTDWERHAAHLPLTRISVPPGLPTGIGTVFVARTGVGPLGFDDPMEVVRWAPPAAGRAGLCRLEKRGSLVLGRASIDVYPAECGSHVVWVEELRVRLLPHWGDALLSGAGRRIFRRVLDGLLDDPVRP, from the coding sequence GTGGCCGTCTTCCGGATCGAGCGATTCAGTCCCCTTCCCGCCGCCGAGGCGTGGCGCCTGGTGACCGACTGGGAACGGCACGCCGCGCATCTCCCGCTCACCCGGATCAGTGTCCCGCCGGGGCTTCCCACCGGAATCGGGACCGTCTTCGTGGCCCGCACGGGCGTGGGCCCGCTGGGGTTCGACGACCCGATGGAAGTGGTGCGCTGGGCACCGCCCGCGGCCGGCCGGGCCGGGCTCTGCCGCCTGGAGAAGCGCGGTTCCCTGGTGCTGGGCCGGGCCTCGATCGACGTGTATCCGGCGGAGTGCGGCTCGCACGTGGTGTGGGTGGAGGAGCTGCGCGTCCGGCTGCTGCCGCACTGGGGAGACGCTCTGCTCTCCGGCGCGGGCCGCCGGATCTTCCGCCGGGTGCTGGACGGCCTCCTGGACGACCCGGTGCGGCCGTAG
- a CDS encoding DeoR/GlpR family DNA-binding transcription regulator, whose protein sequence is MSENQNLLAEQRRALILDEVRRRGGVRVNELTRKLSVSDMTVRRDLDALARQGVIEKVHGGAVPVVEASTHEPGFEVKSTLELTAKEDIARVAATMAVPGSAIALSGGTTTYALAQHLLDVPELTVVTNSVRVADVFHTAQRSAATGGPRAGAATVVLTGGVRTPSDSLVGPVADQAIGSLHFDVLFLGVHGISVEAGLSTPNLAEAETNRRFVHSARRVVVVADHTKWGTVGLSSFATLEQVDTLVTDSGLSAQAREEIEEHLPGLVVAGATTGDEPSDS, encoded by the coding sequence TTGAGCGAGAATCAGAACCTCCTCGCGGAGCAGCGGCGTGCCCTGATCCTCGACGAGGTGCGCAGGCGCGGCGGGGTCAGGGTCAATGAGCTGACCCGCAAACTCAGCGTCTCCGACATGACCGTCCGCCGGGACCTGGACGCACTGGCCCGTCAGGGTGTCATCGAGAAGGTCCACGGTGGCGCGGTGCCGGTCGTCGAGGCGAGCACGCACGAGCCCGGCTTCGAGGTGAAGTCGACGCTGGAGCTGACCGCCAAGGAGGACATCGCACGGGTGGCCGCGACCATGGCCGTGCCCGGCAGCGCGATCGCGCTCTCCGGTGGTACGACTACGTATGCGCTTGCCCAGCATCTGCTGGACGTACCGGAGTTGACGGTGGTGACGAACTCGGTACGGGTCGCCGATGTGTTCCACACCGCGCAGCGTTCGGCGGCGACCGGTGGACCGCGGGCCGGGGCCGCCACGGTGGTGCTCACCGGTGGGGTACGGACTCCGTCGGACTCCCTGGTCGGGCCGGTCGCCGATCAGGCGATCGGTTCGCTCCACTTCGATGTGCTGTTCCTCGGGGTGCACGGGATCTCGGTCGAGGCCGGCCTGTCGACGCCGAATCTGGCGGAGGCCGAGACCAACCGGCGCTTCGTGCACTCGGCGCGGCGGGTGGTGGTCGTCGCCGACCACACCAAGTGGGGAACGGTGGGCCTGAGTTCGTTCGCCACGCTGGAGCAGGTGGACACCCTCGTCACCGATTCCGGTCTGTCGGCGCAGGCCCGCGAGGAGATCGAGGAGCACCTGCCGGGCCTGGTGGTGGCGGGTGCGACCACCGGGGACGAGCCGTCCGACAGCTGA
- a CDS encoding DUF6643 family protein, giving the protein MTSPRSTYGSGYYAAPSFPDTPIYDSLVAERGSPQIAPIRVPAAYDSGNSYNSYLPALPAALPALPAAPSQPNPSYGYPQQQGYAPMQPAHLQHAPAPYIPQQPTGMRGGYQAPQPQQQRPAPGTGYESMRPASPRPAPTPSPYEDPYNRPYQGRGY; this is encoded by the coding sequence ATGACCTCCCCCCGCTCCACCTACGGCAGCGGCTACTACGCCGCACCGTCGTTCCCCGACACTCCGATCTACGACTCCCTGGTCGCGGAGCGAGGCAGCCCTCAGATCGCCCCGATCCGAGTGCCTGCCGCCTATGACAGCGGCAACAGCTACAACAGCTACCTGCCGGCACTCCCGGCGGCTCTGCCGGCTCTTCCCGCGGCGCCTTCCCAGCCCAACCCTTCGTACGGCTACCCGCAGCAGCAGGGTTACGCGCCGATGCAGCCGGCTCATCTGCAGCACGCCCCGGCGCCGTACATCCCGCAGCAGCCGACCGGGATGCGTGGCGGCTATCAGGCGCCTCAGCCCCAGCAGCAGCGCCCCGCGCCGGGTACCGGGTACGAGTCGATGCGTCCCGCGTCGCCGCGGCCCGCACCCACGCCCTCTCCGTACGAGGACCCGTACAACCGCCCGTACCAGGGCCGGGGGTACTGA
- a CDS encoding right-handed parallel beta-helix repeat-containing protein, with product MAQGTVQVTHTGTSRWRRRTGEYASLTAALEAAADGDVLTVAPGTYRENLVLHRAVTLRGPEGSVGSVRIAPVDGVPLTLRASAVVQDLHVEGQDSAAPALLIEDGAPELTDLRIVTRSAAGIEVRGAARPTVRRCTVDNPAGVGIAVLDGAGGVFEECEIVAAGQAGVSVRDGAHPRLERCRIHHTSGAGLSVTGEGSALEGVGCEVYEIKGSGIQVTARAAAHLTDCTVHRTSSDGVTLDTDAVLTLADCDIHDIPENAVDLRSRSVLTLTRSTVRRFGRNGLSVWDPGTRVDANQCEIHDSTGDYPAVWVSDGATVILDSCRVHDVPDAIFVLDRGSRADVVDSDLTQVRNTAVSVSDGATAQLDDCRIREASTGAWFRDHGSGGTLNNCTIDAAQTGVIVTKGADPTIERCTVTSPAEAGFYVSAEGRGTFHSCRVTGSDGYGFHVMDGCRTTLTRCRTERCARGGYEFAEGGSHGDGQGVGPVVEDCTSDESGLRTPPPPPPTVLTATEAAPGVLGAVPTQRAVAPSVIDVPAEPVRTSGAVLGELDALVGLDSVKREVRGLTDMIEVGRRRLEAGLKAASVRRHLVFTGSPGTGKTTVARLYGEILASLGVLERGHLVEVSRVDLVGEHIGSTAIRTQEAFDRARGGVLFVDEAYALSPEDSGRDFGREAIDTLVKLMEDHRDAVVVIVAGYTHEMERFLTVNPGVASRFSRTITFSDYEPAELLRIVEQQADEHEYSLAEGAGDALLKYFTELPKGPAFGNGRTARQTFESMVERHAGRVAQLAEPNTDDLTLLYPEDLPELP from the coding sequence ATGGCACAGGGCACGGTCCAGGTGACGCACACCGGCACATCGCGGTGGCGGCGCCGCACTGGCGAATACGCCTCCCTCACCGCGGCCCTGGAGGCCGCGGCGGACGGTGATGTCCTCACCGTCGCGCCGGGCACCTACCGGGAAAATCTGGTCCTGCACCGCGCCGTGACGCTCCGCGGCCCGGAGGGCTCAGTCGGCTCCGTACGGATCGCGCCGGTCGACGGCGTACCGCTGACGCTCCGCGCCTCCGCCGTCGTCCAGGATCTGCATGTGGAGGGCCAGGACTCGGCGGCCCCCGCGCTCCTCATCGAGGACGGTGCTCCGGAACTGACGGATCTGCGGATCGTGACGCGGTCCGCCGCCGGGATCGAGGTGCGCGGTGCGGCCCGCCCCACCGTGCGCCGCTGCACGGTCGACAACCCCGCCGGGGTCGGCATCGCCGTACTCGACGGTGCGGGCGGGGTGTTCGAGGAGTGCGAGATCGTCGCTGCCGGACAGGCCGGGGTCTCGGTGCGCGACGGTGCGCATCCGCGGCTGGAGCGCTGCCGCATCCATCACACCTCGGGCGCGGGGCTGAGTGTCACCGGTGAGGGCAGCGCCCTGGAGGGGGTCGGCTGCGAGGTGTACGAGATCAAGGGCAGCGGAATACAGGTGACGGCCCGCGCCGCCGCCCATCTCACCGACTGCACGGTGCACCGCACTTCGTCGGACGGGGTCACGCTCGACACGGACGCGGTGCTGACGCTCGCCGACTGCGACATCCATGACATCCCGGAGAACGCGGTGGATCTGCGTTCCCGTTCGGTGCTCACGCTGACCCGGTCCACGGTGCGCCGCTTCGGCCGCAACGGCCTCTCCGTATGGGACCCCGGCACCCGGGTCGACGCCAACCAGTGCGAGATCCACGACAGTACGGGTGACTACCCGGCGGTCTGGGTGAGCGACGGGGCAACCGTGATACTGGACTCCTGCCGGGTCCACGACGTGCCGGACGCGATCTTCGTCCTCGACCGGGGTTCACGCGCCGATGTCGTCGACAGCGATCTCACCCAGGTCCGCAACACGGCGGTGTCGGTGAGCGACGGAGCCACCGCGCAGCTCGACGACTGCCGGATCCGGGAGGCGTCGACCGGTGCCTGGTTCCGTGACCACGGCAGCGGCGGCACGCTGAACAACTGCACCATAGACGCGGCGCAGACCGGCGTCATCGTCACCAAGGGCGCCGATCCGACCATCGAGCGCTGCACGGTCACCTCGCCCGCCGAGGCCGGTTTCTATGTCTCGGCCGAGGGCCGCGGCACGTTCCACAGCTGCCGGGTCACCGGAAGCGACGGATACGGCTTCCATGTGATGGACGGTTGCCGTACGACGCTGACCCGATGCCGCACGGAGCGGTGTGCCCGCGGAGGCTACGAGTTCGCCGAAGGCGGCTCGCACGGCGACGGTCAGGGGGTGGGCCCGGTCGTGGAGGACTGCACCAGCGACGAGAGCGGGCTGCGCACTCCCCCTCCCCCGCCGCCCACCGTGCTGACGGCGACCGAGGCGGCCCCCGGGGTGCTCGGTGCGGTACCCACGCAGCGTGCGGTAGCGCCCTCCGTCATCGACGTGCCCGCCGAGCCGGTGCGTACGTCGGGCGCCGTTCTCGGCGAACTGGACGCGCTGGTGGGCCTGGACAGCGTCAAGCGCGAGGTGCGGGGCCTCACGGACATGATCGAGGTGGGCCGCCGCCGTCTGGAGGCCGGGCTCAAAGCAGCTTCGGTGCGCCGCCATCTCGTCTTCACCGGCTCCCCCGGCACCGGCAAGACCACCGTGGCCCGGCTGTACGGCGAGATCCTCGCCTCACTGGGCGTGCTGGAGCGCGGGCATCTCGTCGAGGTGTCCCGGGTCGATCTGGTCGGCGAACACATCGGTTCGACCGCCATCCGCACCCAGGAGGCCTTCGACCGGGCACGCGGTGGCGTGCTGTTCGTCGACGAGGCGTACGCCCTGTCACCCGAGGACTCGGGCCGGGACTTCGGCCGCGAGGCGATCGACACGCTCGTGAAGCTGATGGAGGACCACCGGGACGCGGTGGTCGTCATCGTCGCCGGCTACACCCACGAGATGGAGCGGTTCCTCACCGTCAACCCCGGTGTGGCGTCCCGGTTCTCACGGACCATCACCTTCAGCGACTACGAGCCCGCCGAGCTGCTGCGGATCGTCGAGCAGCAGGCCGACGAGCACGAGTACAGCCTGGCCGAAGGCGCCGGGGACGCACTGCTGAAGTACTTCACCGAGCTGCCCAAGGGCCCCGCGTTCGGCAACGGCCGCACGGCCCGCCAGACCTTCGAGTCGATGGTCGAGCGGCATGCGGGCCGGGTCGCCCAGCTCGCCGAGCCGAACACGGACGACCTCACCCTGCTCTACCCGGAGGATCTGCCGGAACTCCCCTGA
- a CDS encoding Rv1733c family protein, whose product MRAVSGVWRWRHNPLRRATDRREAWVALVAMLLMVLAAPALGWLCGALTDDVLQQSVRFQQTQRHATTAVVVRLAPGARHLVTDPEVPSERATQTAVLARWKAPDGTPLRGKVVTSSRVTDPGARVRIWTDPQGRPAPRPMDSATARTHAALAGFGVTLICVGLVEAGRRLVVWRMVQRRYAELDRAWAEAGPDWGRTGTGS is encoded by the coding sequence GTGCGAGCGGTATCGGGAGTCTGGCGTTGGAGACACAATCCCCTGCGCCGCGCCACCGACCGGCGTGAGGCATGGGTAGCTCTGGTCGCAATGCTGTTGATGGTGCTGGCGGCGCCGGCGCTCGGCTGGCTGTGCGGGGCGCTCACCGACGACGTCCTGCAGCAGTCGGTGCGGTTCCAGCAGACGCAGCGCCATGCCACGACGGCGGTCGTGGTGCGCCTGGCGCCGGGGGCGCGGCACTTGGTCACCGACCCCGAGGTGCCCTCGGAGCGTGCGACACAGACGGCGGTGCTGGCGCGCTGGAAGGCCCCGGACGGCACACCCCTCAGGGGCAAGGTGGTGACCTCCTCCCGGGTCACGGACCCTGGCGCCCGGGTGCGGATCTGGACGGATCCGCAGGGTCGCCCGGCGCCGCGCCCCATGGACTCGGCGACGGCCCGCACGCATGCGGCACTGGCCGGGTTCGGGGTGACGCTGATCTGCGTCGGTCTGGTCGAGGCCGGGCGGCGTCTGGTCGTATGGCGCATGGTGCAACGGCGGTATGCGGAACTCGACCGGGCATGGGCGGAGGCCGGTCCGGACTGGGGCAGGACGGGCACCGGCAGCTGA